One window of Elaeis guineensis isolate ETL-2024a chromosome 11, EG11, whole genome shotgun sequence genomic DNA carries:
- the LOC105054068 gene encoding UPF0496 protein 4 has protein sequence MSRPHDGQWTFFPFGNPFRIILPKGSYLSPKLLALLNIFEQTLAESLKRLKPEDASDVLSLSWMSRAMESLSEAHANIKTLITDLQFPVSDWDEKWIDIYLDCSVKLLDICIAFSSELSQLDQGQLLLRYALHVLDPSSSCPSSEQLKRANACLHDSVKQFNSKSPKFENCFSILQGLLRTLDFTKVKNSAKGKVLMRALYGVKVMTIFICSVFTAALSGCSTPLMDMNVSDKFLWAEAFSDLQAVVNEEVRSQFSSGKITMLKELEAVEKCAERLHALTSCVSHKYETLVQSCCQKEEELLQSDGIRHQEVGTLVKSVDQEESEGLQESVSSMAEEAERFANGLDLLSKQVRDFFQIVLTGRDALLSNLRGSDVTGESSVDEVRS, from the coding sequence ATGAGTCGACCACATGATGGGCAGTGGACCTTTTTTCCCTTTGGAAATCCTTTTCGGATTATACTTCCTAAAGGATCTTATTTGTCGCCAAAGCTTCTTGCCTTGCTGAATATTTTTGAGCAAACCTTGGCAGAAAGTTTAAAAAGGCTCAAGCCTGAAGATGCTTCGGATGTCCTTAGTTTATCTTGGATGAGCCGTGCAATGGAGTCATTATCTGAGGCCCACGCTAACATTAAAACATTAATAACTGATCTTCAGTTTCCCGTTTCTGACTGGGATGAGAAGTGGATTGACATTTACTTGGACTGCAGTGTGAAGTTGCTTGATATTTGCATCGCGTTTAGCTCTGAGCTCTCCCAGCTGGATCAAGGGCAACTCTTGCTACGATATGCCTTGCATGTTTTAGACCCCTCAAGCAGTTGTCCTTCATCTGAACAACTCAAACGGGCCAATGCATGTCTTCATGATTCGGTGAAGCAATTCAACTCGAAGAGTCCCAAGTTTGAAAACTGTTTTTCCATCTTACAAGGTCTTTTGCGAACTCTTGATTTCACAaaggtcaagaactctgccaaagGGAAGGTATTGATGAGAGCCTTGTATGGAGTGAAGGTTATGACCATATTTATTTGCAGCGTCTTCACAGCAGCATTGTCAGGTTGCTCTACACCATTGATGGACATGAATGTTTCTGACAAGTTCTTGTGGGCTGAGGctttcagtgacttgcaagctgtTGTGAATGAGGAAGTTAGGAGTCAATTTTCAAGTGGAAAGATTACAATGTTGAAAGAACTGGAGGCTGTCGAAAAATGTGCAGAGAGATTGCATGCTTTGACTAGTTGTGTTAGCCACAAGTATGAGACTTTAGTGCAAAGCTGTTGCCAGAAAGAAGAAGAATTACTGCAAAGTGATGGTATTAGACATCAGGAAGTAGGCACACTGGTGAAAAGTGTGGACCAGGAAGAAAGCGAAGGACTCCAGGAGTCTGTTTCAAGTATGGCTGAAGAAGCAGAGAGGTTTGCCAATGGGCTTGATCTTCTGTCAAAGCAAGTGAGGGACTTCTTCCAGATTGTTCTGACCGGACGTGATGCTTTGCTTTCTAACCTTAGAGGATCTGATGTAACAGGAGAAAGTAGTGTAGATGAGGTCAGGTCATGA
- the LOC105054067 gene encoding probable aquaporin NIP5-1, giving the protein MMPETENGTPNVSAPPTPGTPGAPLFSSLRVDSLSYDRNSMPRCNRCLPVSSYSWASPPTCFTEIPKPDVSLTRKLGAEFVGTFILIFGATAAPIVNQKYNGAETLIGNAACAGLAVMIVILSTGHISGAHLNPSLTIAFACLRHFPWVQVPAYIFAQVSASICASFALKAIFHPFLSGGVTIPSVTTAQAFFLEFCITFNLLFVVTAVATDTRAVGELAGIAVGATVMLNILVAGPSSGGSMNPVRTLGPALAAGNYKQIWIYLVAPTAGAIAGAATYTLVKLTDEDGVTPRTPRSFRR; this is encoded by the exons ATGATGCCGGAGACCGAGAACGGAACACCGAACGTGTCGGCACCACCGACGCCGGGCACGCCGGGGGCGCCACTCTTCTCGTCGCTCCGAGTCGACTCGCTGTCCTACGATAGGAACTCGATGCCGCGGTGCAACAGGTGCCTGCCGGTGAGCTCCTACTCCTGGGCCTCCCCTCCCACGTGCTTCACCGAGATCCCCAAGCCCGACGTCTCCCTCACCCGCAAG CTTGGAGCAGAGTTCGTGGGCACCTTCATACTGATATTTGGTGCCACCGCGGCTCCCATCGTGAACCAAAAGTACAATGGAGCCGAGACACTCATCGGCAATGCCGCCTGCGCCGGCCTCGCCGTCATGATCGTGATCCTCTCCACCGGCCACATCTCCGGCGCCCACCTTAACCCCTCCCTCACCATCGCCTTCGCATGCCTCCGCCACTTCCCCTGGGTCCAAGTCCCCGCCTACATCTTCGCCCAAGTCTCCGCATCCATCTGTGCTTCCTTCGCACTCAAAGCCATCTTCCATCCCTTCCTCTCCGGCGGCGTCACCATCCCTTCGGTCACCACCGCCCAGGCCTTCTTCCTCGAGTTCTGCATCACCTTCAATCTCTTGTTCGTCGTCACCGCCGTTGCTACAGATACTCGAGCG GTGGGAGAATTGGCCGGTATAGCAGTTGGGGCTACGGTTATGCTTAACATCCTTGTGGCCGG GCCGTCGAGCGGTGGGTCGATGAACCCGGTGAGGACGCTGGGGCCGGCGTTGGCCGCCGGGAACTACAAGCAGATATGGATATATTTGGTGGCACCCACTGCGGGGGCCATCGCCGGGGCTGCCACCTACACCCTCGTCAAGCTCACGGACGAGGACGGGGTGACACCTCGCACGCCGAGAAGCTTCCGCCGCTAG